The DNA sequence AGCAAGTTTGTGTTTGTCCGGGAACAAGCACGCTATTGTGCTTCCAGGCTCTTTTGTGCAGCTCACTCTTAGCATGGCGCTCTGTGACTCAGCATGGCTTTATTGAGGGACAGAGGTTTGCAGCGCGGCCATTCAGTGGCTGAGGGGGAAATGTGACGGTGCTGTCGGTCAAAGCCAGCCCAAAGCTCTGAGGCCCATGTGCTGGCTTCCTGTGGTCTTCTCATTAGGCATTCTTGCTGCTCCCACCACTGCATTATTGTCAGTTGGGATTTGTGCTTAATCTTTGACCTTTCATTTAATGTGTTAGCCATTCTATCCGTGAAAGaaagtatattttattatattttagcCATAAATATAGGCACTGACAaattccattacaggcatttagcagacgatctatccagagcgacttacacaactttttacacagcatttacatagcatttacatggCAAGCAGAGATGTCAAGTAGaatgtagtagtagcagcagtagtagtagtagtagcagtagtagtagtagtagtagtagcagcagcagtatcaGCTGAAACAGGAGTCACATGTAGCCTGTCTTCATTTAAGAAAATGGTTCTTTGGCTGACAGTTTACCTGTACTTTGCCTGTAGCAAAATTCTGTGCTTTTTGGCTGCATCAGTATGTGCTCAGTCTCGTCCCTGTGCTGCAGGCCAGTGGCAAAGGGGTAATGACTGTGTTCTACAGTCTCTGTGGGAAACATGACAAGTAACCTATATATGGGCTGCACTTTAcacgcacttcctgtgtgttcctCATCTGTCCTGCTCTGTACATGAGCTTCATGTCCTGTTCGGCTGATAAATTTACTCACCCAGTTggtcattttagattttttgtttgtgccATTTGTTCAGTTTTAACCTGATTGTGATTGTTTGCAATGACTAAAACACCATATGTTGTTTATTGTCCTGAAAGTAAAAGAAAGCACATTCGGCATATGAAAGTATGGTCCATTAGAACGTCATGGTTAGTCGTGGTATGTCATTTTGAGAGTTTATGACTgctgtctgtgcaggagggttcTCGGTTGTCTTCCTTGCCCGGACCCACGGTGGAGTGCGGTGTGCCTTGAAGAGGATGTATGTTAACAATGTTCCAGACCTGAGTGTCCACAAGAGGGAGATCACAATCATGGTGAGCAgctctcttatttatttttgacagtgCAGGCAAAGATCCTGCTTAGAGGCATCTGCTTACCtgcatatcatttttaaatactttacatttacataactAAAGCTGTGAATGAGTAATGCAGAGTTGGTAAAGCATAATAGTTATTCATGCAGTAGCTAGTCCTTTATGAAAAGTTAGAAAATGTGTTGTGATCTCATGCATgatgaaataatttcaaaggGGCCTTTTCCAGAATAGAATTGTCAATGTGGAGAACAGGCATGATGAAGTTGAGAAGTTACATACTTCTGCAGGACCTCAGGCTGTGTGAGATTTGTTCATGAGAAAGCCATAGAGCTCAGCACTTTCTCCAGACAGGCAACAACAGCATGATCCAAGACTTTATTTTCCATCTTCTGCCTCCCACTGGATATTTAAGTTCCTGTATGTGTAAGATCATTTCTGCTTACTAAGCTAATAATTGCATGGCAGGCAGcagagcatttgtggcctttacACAAATGCAGCGAGTCCAGTCAATGGGCTGCACATTCAGAGGTAGAATGCCTTGTTCTGTGCTCTGACGTGACAGGGTTCACAGCAGCACTATGGCCAGACACTGTTCAACGGCAGCTGTTCCACTGCTCAGCATCTAGGAAGTGACAAGTGGAGGTGTAGAAACATGGTTACCGTTGTGGTCTTACCTTTCTATCTTCCATAGAAAGAGTTGTCTGGTCACAAGAACATTGTGCGCTACCTGGATTCTACCGTCAACATggtgggagagagtgtgtgggaggTCCTCATTCTCATGGAATTCTGCAAAGGTACGTTCTGCCGCACTCTGTAACATCTGTGCGGTCTATGGTTTCTGCTTAAGATGTGTAGGCATTATGGTTTTGATGCATCACCACATTTCAACAGCTGGTCAGGTAGTGAAGCAGATGAACCAGCGTCTCCACACTGGATTCAGTGAGGCAGAAGTGCTGTCCATCTTCTGTGATACCTGCGAGGCCGTGGCCAGGTTACACCAGTGCAAAACCCCAGTCATTCACCGGGACCTGAAGGTACGGGGCCTGCTGCTCTTCTCCAGCAAATTCCATCAGTACTCACTTTCAGTTTTCACAATTTATCACTGTCCTATGACCATTAAAGAACTTGGTATGTTATTGGGATCTAGCCAGCAATAACACATTGGATCAAGCTCTCTGGATGCCATTGGCTACTGATATTTGGTAGCTAGAAACTAATACCTAGTTAGCTGGCAGGCGTGCCGTTACTTTTAAACAACCACTATGGTTCTCCATGCAGTAATTGTCGATAACATTTTAAGTTATTCCTTGGAAATGGGCAAGTAGAAACCGGTACTTTCATCACTAAAAACACTGGCAAGCATTCAATATTACAGTTACCAAACAAAATATAAGTTCATTACAAAATGGATGCTTTGTTCCATAAAATCCTAGACATAATGCAAAAAGTGAAGAGGCAAAATATTCTGTTTAGATTTAGCTTCAAGTATAAACTTGATGCTGTCTTGTGTACCTCAGGTGGAGAACATCTTGCTAAATGATGAAGGAAACTATGTACTGTGCGACTTTGGAAGTGCTACGCACAAAGTGCTTCTCCCACACAAAGATGGCGTGACAGCAGTGgaagatgaaataaaaaagtaagcTGTGTTTAGGCTGAATTTTTACTGTACAAATGTTGCCTTGTGGTTAATGTTTCAGGGTCCTGTAGATTTCAATCTAATGGGTGAGGAAAAGAGGATATTAAATGGAAGAATCGTTTTCTAGCCAATCATAAGTCTTCCCCCTTGGTCTGTGATGCAATTCCCTGAGTGAATGGTATGCTAATTCAGTTGTGCAATTGATGAGTTCTGGTTAGCCTTCTGTACCCAATGCATGGGTCTCTGTCTCAGTTGTGATCTGAAGAGGGAGGCTTGTGTGCTTAGTTTTTGCCAGCGAGCCTAAAGCTCTCTCATTTCTGCAGTTGAGGAGGGCTATCTGTATGTCATCTCACACAAGCTTTGCAGTCTTCTCTTGGGCTCCACATTTGAATCTGAAAAGTCACATTAGACACCCAATAGTTAAGTGTGGAATTGATTCTCCCTGTCAACCCAAGGAAGTCTGCTATTAGGAATGGTAGTGGATAAGATGTTTggaaaccattttgttttgcgGGAGCAATGTCCCTTCATATGAAACTTGATATTTTTACTCAAAGGTAGAACAGTGTTGGAGTTAAGTGTTCTTGGGTATATTCTATAATGTTAGATAACCTAACCTTTGAGCCGAAGCATTGCCCTGTGGCCTGAACTCTCTGTTTACTTGACAGGTATACAACCCTGTCATATCGAGCTCCAGAGATGATTAATCTTCATGAAGGCAAAGCGATCACCACTAAAGCTGATATATGGGTAAGATCAATAAATCTCCTATTAGATACTACTGAATGCCATCTCTTTTGGACCCTTATTTTATTGCTAATCGGTAGAGGGATATTACATCTGCACGTCTCCTCCTGTTCCCTCCACAGGAGGAGAAATGTGCTGGTGTCCTATCCCTTTTCTCCTCTTGTTCTGTCCACAGTACTCTTTTCCATGCAGCTTCTGTATTCACATGAGTACTAGTTCTCACGGAACATAAAGTTATTCCTGATTCTGTTAGTGAATGGGGTGTGATGTGTATAGGGCTTCTATCTCTTCACTTAATCTGTTGGACTATTGTATTGCATTTTCTAGTGTTTATAAATCATAAATTATGCTGTGTTTCAGGCTCTTGGATGCTTGTTGTACAAGCTGTGTTTCTTCTCGCTTCCATTTGGAGAGAGTCAGGTCGCCATATGCGATGGAACATTTTTTGTTCCAGACAATTCCAAATTCTCCGGAAGGTTGCACTGCTTAATCAGTAAGTAGCGGTCTCACGGGTGAGGTAGTCATTGGTGTAAACATGGTGAAGACTGGAATTTTTTTGCTTGTCCCATTCCACTTTAAAGAGACAGAGTATCGCTTAAGGGATATCTCTGCAATCTGATGCTTGTAAAGTTGAACACTAGCACCTCTGTGTGGTACAATATGAATATTGCCAATGTGCTATAAATATGCACTCAGGGCACACTTCTAACAGATAGTGCTTGAAGATTTGTCCCCATGTTAAACTTTACCTTTTAATTGGCTACTTTCCTCTGCCAATTTCGTcatttctctcccttccctcttcCCCATCAAAGATGCATATTCCACTTACCCTGGATTCTGgtcttttttcattaaaggaTATATGCTGGAACCTAATCTAGAAAAGAGACCTGACATCTATCAAGTCTCTTACTTTGCCTTCAGGTTGGCAGGAAAGGAGTGCCCTGTGCCAAACGTctttgtaagtttttttttttttttttcctcaggatTAATTAATtccacagactctctctctctttatcagGTGGATATGTTgtggggagtgggagggagttTAGAAACCAATTCAGTGATTGTTATGAAGTAAAAACACTCCTGGACTTATTCTgctaaaaataacttttttttctttgatttgcCATCTCCACTCTGTCCAGAACTCTCCTCTACCCCCGTCCCTTCCCGAGCCTCTGACTGCCAGTGAGGTCGCCACTAAGAAGAGCATGACAAAAGCCAGGTAGCTCTTCATTGGAGGTGGGAGAGTGAGTCTTCATGAACCCCAAAATGGGAGGTGCCatcagtgactcactgatttAAACCAATCTTTGCTATGAAGTACAAAGTCTTCTGATTGGTCCATGCAAGCAAGTAATTGACATCACATGGTTTCCTCATCTTTTATTGGGCTCAAGAAAACTCACTTTTGCGCAATCTCATATCCCAGCTCTACTCTCATGTAGAAAGATCAAAGGCTTACTGTAGGTATGTAGTTTGACTTTATGTAACTGGTTTGTAGCACTAAACCTGTATGAAGCATGTACATATTGTATTAATTATAGATTTGATGTTGCACAAGCTTAATGAAGACTTCGATTACCTCATgtgatatgtttttaaattttgggtAGCCATATATTACACCTGTTACTTGATGCTGTGCTCTTTCATATTAAACCCTGCTCTTGATCTGCAGCAGTATGTGGTGGACACTGATTGTGAAttattcatttcagaataaCAGACTCTGCTGGACCAACAGAAACATCTATTGCCCCCAGACAGAGACCTAAGGCAGTGAGCATTAACGTTCTGCCCATCAACAATGCCGTCACTCCTGTGAAGAAGGTATCTCCTCCAGGACCAGTGAGCAATGGGGAGGGGCTGAGTTCTCAGCAGGCTCAGAGGAGCAGCCAGCAGCAGCCAGAAGACCAgcgactgcagcagcagcaaaaactgcagcaacagcaacagctgcagcaacagcaaaaacagcagcaacttCAACTGCAGCAAAAACAACTGCAggaactgcaactgcagcaaaAACAACTGCAGCAACAGCTGGAGCAACAGCAActgctgcagcagcacctgcagcaacagcaacaacttcaggaacagcaacagcagaaacaacaactgcagcaacagcaacaagtGCAACAACAGTACCTACAACAGGTTTCTATGCACCAAGAGCAGAATTCCCTACATGTATATACCTGTAGTAGACATACACAGTCGCAAGGTGCACTTCCTCTCATTGTGCCTCTCCGGGCCAATAAGAACCACAGGTTATGGAGGAGTACAGAATGATCCTTAAGTTAATACAGTTCTGTGGACTGAAGAGCAGTCCTCTTCAAATCAACATGGCTGCAAATAAATCCAGGTGGTGAGATGGCCATATGGTCTTCACACGTGCATtttggcagccctgctctaatGAACTAAATTCTTTACCATGGACCCCCAGAGGAGGTTGTGACTAGCACATACCAATTCTTTCTATGGCTTCTAGATGGAATTACATGCAATTACACATATGCACTAAGTTCAATAATTCAAGTCAAAGCCAAAGACTTTGTGAATTGTATTATAAGCGCATTACATTTTGGTAAAATTTGTATACGTGGTTTTTAGGTTGAGATGGGATAAGTTCCATGATGCATGTGTTTGGATCACTTATTTGGACCCAAGGTCCAGGGTATTGAGTCAGGACCGGACCTCACTTTCAGGCCCAATCAAACCCAGAGAGAAAGCAGCTCTGAGACAGTCATTCCAATGAAGCTGTTGTCTTCCTTACAGTACCAACAAGCTCTCCAGCAACACGCACTTCAGCAGCAGTCACAGCCCGCGTACCAACAGCAGGCTCAATATGCTGCTCTGGTAAGACCTCGGCAGGGCAGTGTGGTGTGCAGACACTCTCAGTGAACTTTAGACTCGGCTGTCTGAATACAGATTTAGTTCAGTCAATTATCTTGTGTTGATTGCGGCCACGTGCCTCCCTATTTTTGCACTTAGTAAATGTTATTTAGAAACTTTCTGTCTGCATTCAATAAGGTTTTCTTTCCAACTTATGGGTGACTAATTATGTTATTTGATGGTAAATTAGTTATAAAAGTGTTGGGAGTTTGCGTGCAACAAGACTTTTGCCTTGTGTATCTCTATGCAGGAATTACACCTCGTCCAAATAAAATTTTCTCTTCCTGCTATTTAATTATGTAGCAAgtctgtttttgatgttttcttGACATACTTTTGGACATGTAGTATACCTTTGTGTTTGCTTGCCTTTGAACGATCCCCTGTGCTGCGCTATAGGCCGTGTGCTGTTATGAGGAGTCACCCTGACCTCCCTCCACAGATGCAGCAGTACCAGCAGGCTTTCgccaatcagcagcagcagcagcatcagcagggCCCTTATCTCACCTCCCCTCTGGAGTTCCAGGGTTCCCCTGGGTGCATAAGCCCAGCAGGAACAGGTCCCCTGGGGCAGCCCACTGCAGAGCCTTCATTCACTAAACCCAGGTAACCATCACATGTGCTGACCACTTTCCTTTCTCACTTTTGTTCAGTTTTGATTGTATCTGCTGCAAATACATTGGTTATTGTCCGTCGACACACTACTTATTCGCTCAAGCCTGTTAACAAAATGTTACTGACATCCAAGTGCTTTAGTAGTAAGGCCTATGGACAGATGGACGTGCTTTCAGTAATGCTGTTCTCTGTGGTAGGAATAATGTTCCGGATGCAGATGTGGTCATACCACCCCCACAGAACTTCAGCAGCCCCCCCGACATGCTGCACTGGAACCCCTTCAGAGAAGACATGTTTCCCAAACTCACAGAGGAAGAACTGCTGGACCGGGAGTTTGACCTTCTTAGAGCAAGCAAGTGTCAACCACTCTGTGTGTCCTTGTGATGGCAGAGATGTATCTGAGCTTTCTCATAGAGGGTTTCAAGTCTTTTACCacattttcagcacattttcTCTGTCTTACTATCATATTTAAGATACTGCATCTCTTTGTTTCCCCACACATGTATATTTACTCCTGCTACTCTCTGAATGTGGGATTCACTAAATATtggtaaaataattacatttccattcatttcacaATGTTCACCATTCAtaacaagcttttttttaaaaattgggaaTCATATTTAACTTTAAACTAATTCATATCTTTggaagattattttttattgagtttTTGTACGAACACAACACAAGGATTGATGAAAGGGAAATCATTCACCCACTGCTGCAAAGCACTGTTGGCTAAATTTCCACACCACTAAAGGAGCCTGGCTGTTTCTCTCAGCTGCCCGAATGTTCTGTAATGTCATCTTTTCTGTTACTGGCCCCACAGAGAAGCCAGTGGAGAGAGCGACCAGTGTGGATTCTGCTGTAGACCGGCTGCAGTCCTATCAGAAGCCCCTCTCCGAGGACCTCTTTGGCTCCATTCCTTTTCTGTCTACTGCAGGCAAGTTTTAGTGAGGCTTTGAAGAGTTCATTAAGATATATAGCATTTAATGTTTGGTGCTCTGGATGAATGCTTTCACCAATTTACATTGAGTTAAAACCATGCTCTGAATTTttgatgggggttgggggtgcagGCCACTTCACTTCTATAGCTTTCTTATGCTTTCCTTAATCTTGAGGTAATTCAGTGGGATTGATCCCATAATACTTCCCACATGATTTCATTTATCACTTGAGTTCTGACATCTCAGAACTAGTCAGCTGACACATTAGTTCTCATCAATCTTTTCAAAGATAGCTACAGTTTATGTTGAAAAATCTTGATGACGATGTGTATTGGTGGGCAAATTTCCTACAGTACACCTGTGCTTGTAGCATTGATCTCAATGAAGGTGAACTAAATGTTGATTAATTGCACCTGTCTGAAGGGACATGATGCTGGGATTGGCATAACGCAGTGTGAATGTCGGCGTTTACTTGTTAAGTTTGAtgataacataaaaataaaaacatattcgAGAATTGAATGCGTATGTGAAGCAAGGCAATTTTACCATCATTCTCATTTCAAGTCTATTCCAATTTCTCCTGCAGTCATAATATTGGCTTTGAAAGTATTATGGCTGTTATTTACATGTCTAAAGATCATGTGCTTCTGTTAATATTGACAAAGGTATGAAAATGTCATTGCTGTATGTGCCTGCCATTCACGTACAACGTAGTGCCGATGTTCCCtttcaaatacaatacaaacttAAACTTGTATTATGCATAActgaatgtcattaaaaaaaataaagaaaaataaaattaaaacattaaaacttttTCCTGTTCGTTTTAAGAGCTCAGCACAGAGCATAACTACAGGATACTGAACAATTTCCCCATGGTCTGGCCACCACCACAACATTTCTACAAGATATGTCTGTTGCATGGCTGTCTTCCTCAAGCTACTGTCTTGACTGTCACAAAGCACCAACAATGAAATCGGGgtccaaaatattttaaatatgttaatgCCAGTAAATATACAATTGTATGAAAGAATATTTAACTGCTGTTAAATATTagtgacacttttttttcttccaattttTAATTGTAAGTAATATGCAGATAGCAGTTGTTTCCATAAGTAAAGGGCCTGACTAACTTAACTCCAATATGTTATTATACCGATACAGTCTCTGGTGGCTTCTCAATAAATGAGGCACACTAGAGCTTCTGTATGCAGGACTCTTATTTGGAGGCGGTGATTCAAAACCAGAACCTTCTCTGATCGTGCTTCAGTAGATGACCTCCACACTAGTGTCACATCAATCTTACTGCTCCCAGAGTTTGGCATTAACCAGGAAGCTTGCCCTGTGTGACTAACAGTTAACCACCCACTAATACATATGAACAGCAGTGAAATCACCATAAATTGTAAGTAGGCCATGGGAAATAAAACTAGCCTGAAGCCTGCTCTAAATAGTGGTGAACTACAGCACCcgatacaaaaaataaacaaattcttCCGCATGCTTATTGACCTCTCTCACTGTTACAAACAGACAACAAAAATAAGTCTACAAAGTTTGGTCACTTTCGgcattaaaaaagttaaatatatcaggaaaataaaaattaaaaaagaagttGAGAGCAATGCAGACAGCACAAGCCACACAGGAGTCTAACATCGATCAGGAAAGCTCTTCTTGGGCTGGCGCACAGCTTATGTAGGGcacacaggcaggtggaagcaATCAGGCCATCAGTAGCTTATTAAGGCATGACTCCAAATCaccagggagagagcagagagtggCACAAGATCACCAGCAGGGGGAAGTAAATCCTTTTATATGCAGCACTCCCACCTATAAagatatatagatatatttGACAAAGATCTTGcctaaatttgttttattatttaattaaatagaaACTTTGTTCAATGAAGTCCTAAATCAAGTTGCAGATGTGTATCTCATGGTTGCATACTGAATGCTTTCAAAGGTCTAGTTTCTCTGCTTtaaccaaaatgtttttctggTTTGATCCAGGAGGGCCCAGTACGGAAAGTTTGAAGCAGTCATGCGAAGAGCTCAGTGACCCAGCAGGGACTTCAGTCACAGTCCTCACCAAGGAGCCCAGCaccagcagaagcagcagcagagcaGGGGAAGAGTCAGACAGCGACTTTGAgtcagaccccccctcccccaaaagcAGCGAGGAGGGTGAGCCAGAGGACGAGGAGGGCCTGAACCTCGATAACGGGGAGTTCAACGAAGACAACGACGCCGAGCCCGAGAATCTGGGTCAAAGGCCGTTGCTCATGGATTCAGATGAAGAGGAGGACAAGTGCAGCACTGATTCCAGCTGTGACGACCTGAAGGAGGGGGACACACATGCAGGTCAGCAGGCAGGAGGCACTGTGTTTGAGGGAGGTCATGCTGGTGCTGCCTTGCTC is a window from the Anguilla anguilla isolate fAngAng1 chromosome 14, fAngAng1.pri, whole genome shotgun sequence genome containing:
- the LOC118212942 gene encoding BMP-2-inducible protein kinase-like; the protein is MKKFSRMPKSESGGLGGGVVSGFGTGVANYVGKVFGVGRFQVTVEELIAEGGFSVVFLARTHGGVRCALKRMYVNNVPDLSVHKREITIMKELSGHKNIVRYLDSTVNMVGESVWEVLILMEFCKAGQVVKQMNQRLHTGFSEAEVLSIFCDTCEAVARLHQCKTPVIHRDLKVENILLNDEGNYVLCDFGSATHKVLLPHKDGVTAVEDEIKKYTTLSYRAPEMINLHEGKAITTKADIWALGCLLYKLCFFSLPFGESQVAICDGTFFVPDNSKFSGRLHCLIRYMLEPNLEKRPDIYQVSYFAFRLAGKECPVPNVFNSPLPPSLPEPLTASEVATKKSMTKARITDSAGPTETSIAPRQRPKAVSINVLPINNAVTPVKKVSPPGPVSNGEGLSSQQAQRSSQQQPEDQRLQQQQKLQQQQQLQQQQKQQQLQLQQKQLQELQLQQKQLQQQLEQQQLLQQHLQQQQQLQEQQQQKQQLQQQQQVQQQYLQQYQQALQQHALQQQSQPAYQQQAQYAALMQQYQQAFANQQQQQHQQGPYLTSPLEFQGSPGCISPAGTGPLGQPTAEPSFTKPRNNVPDADVVIPPPQNFSSPPDMLHWNPFREDMFPKLTEEELLDREFDLLRAKKPVERATSVDSAVDRLQSYQKPLSEDLFGSIPFLSTAGGPSTESLKQSCEELSDPAGTSVTVLTKEPSTSRSSSRAGEESDSDFESDPPSPKSSEEGEPEDEEGLNLDNGEFNEDNDAEPENLGQRPLLMDSDEEEDKCSTDSSCDDLKEGDTHAGQQAGGTVFEGGHAGAALLVPIDLPIAVMRELSRGTVDMVGAEPFLGAAQGDSTEDTDIFSKAPFRQVSQEQAMDEFDVFTKAPFSRPRKSGGAPVGQMVPISPDAVDVFGRSLFYPSQHVPLSQSKEDIFSFAPSEEVSSHQRQNLSSQQRNLESPKNTEKQQTGSSQSDKLSLKTPQHAVRTNSQDSSEFLRFSDFKENNSQASVCAREGMMPLPFEDAGLFQLQDGAQHSQQHSQDYNKVDLDRAKGRAPPTSLHTTLREETNMDNFGAVPFTELVVFSGPRVPSQDELDPFGSAPFLSKQ